In one Carettochelys insculpta isolate YL-2023 chromosome 6, ASM3395843v1, whole genome shotgun sequence genomic region, the following are encoded:
- the LOC142014865 gene encoding olfactory receptor 5AS1-like isoform X2 has protein sequence MSRGNHTMMMEFILLGFTNHPELEVVLFVLFLAIYITTLVGNVGLILLIHLDSCLHTPMYFFLSNLSFLDLSYSSAIAPKMLTNLLTQSKTISYAGCAMQMFFFAAFADAECLILAAMAYDRYVAICNPLLYMAVMSRRLCVSLIAVAYISGGVTSLVHTCLTFSLSFCSSNVINHFFCDMPPLLALSCSDIHINEILLSALCGFIQTCTFVVILISYAYVLTTILSIRSNEGRRKAFNTCTAHLTAVALFYGALLFMYLRPRSSYSLDADKVVSLFYTVVFPMLNPLIYSLRNKEVKDALKRTLRRKVFSQ, from the coding sequence ATGTCCAGGGGAAACCACACTATGATGATGGAGTTCATACTCTTGGGCTTCACCAATCACCCGGAGCTGGAGGTGGTCCTCTTTGTTCTGTTTCTAGCCATCTACATCACCACTTTGGTGGGCAATGTTGGCCTCATTCTGCTAATCCATCTCGATTCCTGTCTTCACACCCCTATGTACTTTTTTCTCAGCAACCTCTCCTTCCTAGACCTTAGCTACTCCTCCGCCATAGCTCCCAAGATGCTGACGAACCTCCTCACTCAAAGCAAGACCATTTCCTATGCTGGCTGCGCAATGCAAATGTTTTTCTTTGCTGCCTTTGCAGATGCTGAGTGCCTCATCTTGGCTGCAATGGCTTATGACCGTTACGTGGCCATCTGCAACCCGCTGCTCTATATGGCTGTCATGTCCCGGAGGCTCTGCGTTTCTCTAATAGCAGTTGCATATATCAGTGGCGGTGTGACCTCACTGGTCCACACTTGTTTGACATTCAGCCTGTCTTTCTGCAGCTCCAATGTCATCAATCATTTCTTCTGTGACATGCCCccattgctggccctctcctgctctGACATCCACATCAATGAAATCCTCCTCTCTGCCTTGTGTGGCTTTATCCAGACCTGCACCTTTGTGGTCATCCTCATCTCCTACGCCTACGTTCTCACCACCATCCTGAGCATCCGCTCCAACGAGGGCAGGCGCAAAGCCTTCAACACCTGCACCGCTCACCTGACCGCTGTTGCCTTATTCTATGGGGCTCTTCTCTTCATGTATTTACGGCCCCGCTCCAGCTATTCATTGGATGCAGACAAAGTGGTTTCTCTGTTTTATACAGTGGTCTTTCCAATGCTGAATCCCCTGATCTACAGCCTTAGGAACAAGGAAGTGAAGGACGCCCTGAAGAGAACGTTACGGAGAAAGGTGTTTTCTCAGTGA
- the LOC142014865 gene encoding olfactory receptor 5AS1-like isoform X1, whose translation MAEITQLGNHTMMMEFILLGFTNHPELEVVLFVLFLAIYITTLVGNVGLILLIHLDSCLHTPMYFFLSNLSFLDLSYSSAIAPKMLTNLLTQSKTISYAGCAMQMFFFAAFADAECLILAAMAYDRYVAICNPLLYMAVMSRRLCVSLIAVAYISGGVTSLVHTCLTFSLSFCSSNVINHFFCDMPPLLALSCSDIHINEILLSALCGFIQTCTFVVILISYAYVLTTILSIRSNEGRRKAFNTCTAHLTAVALFYGALLFMYLRPRSSYSLDADKVVSLFYTVVFPMLNPLIYSLRNKEVKDALKRTLRRKVFSQ comes from the exons ATGGCAGAAATAACTCAGTT GGGAAACCACACTATGATGATGGAGTTCATACTCTTGGGCTTCACCAATCACCCGGAGCTGGAGGTGGTCCTCTTTGTTCTGTTTCTAGCCATCTACATCACCACTTTGGTGGGCAATGTTGGCCTCATTCTGCTAATCCATCTCGATTCCTGTCTTCACACCCCTATGTACTTTTTTCTCAGCAACCTCTCCTTCCTAGACCTTAGCTACTCCTCCGCCATAGCTCCCAAGATGCTGACGAACCTCCTCACTCAAAGCAAGACCATTTCCTATGCTGGCTGCGCAATGCAAATGTTTTTCTTTGCTGCCTTTGCAGATGCTGAGTGCCTCATCTTGGCTGCAATGGCTTATGACCGTTACGTGGCCATCTGCAACCCGCTGCTCTATATGGCTGTCATGTCCCGGAGGCTCTGCGTTTCTCTAATAGCAGTTGCATATATCAGTGGCGGTGTGACCTCACTGGTCCACACTTGTTTGACATTCAGCCTGTCTTTCTGCAGCTCCAATGTCATCAATCATTTCTTCTGTGACATGCCCccattgctggccctctcctgctctGACATCCACATCAATGAAATCCTCCTCTCTGCCTTGTGTGGCTTTATCCAGACCTGCACCTTTGTGGTCATCCTCATCTCCTACGCCTACGTTCTCACCACCATCCTGAGCATCCGCTCCAACGAGGGCAGGCGCAAAGCCTTCAACACCTGCACCGCTCACCTGACCGCTGTTGCCTTATTCTATGGGGCTCTTCTCTTCATGTATTTACGGCCCCGCTCCAGCTATTCATTGGATGCAGACAAAGTGGTTTCTCTGTTTTATACAGTGGTCTTTCCAATGCTGAATCCCCTGATCTACAGCCTTAGGAACAAGGAAGTGAAGGACGCCCTGAAGAGAACGTTACGGAGAAAGGTGTTTTCTCAGTGA